In Rhinatrema bivittatum chromosome 1, aRhiBiv1.1, whole genome shotgun sequence, a single genomic region encodes these proteins:
- the LOC115098542 gene encoding olfactory receptor 1044-like, translating to MKETNFTIIVEFSLSGLTDRPDLRFILFPIFLAIYLFTLLGNSLLFITIKVDVRLHTPMYFFLSNLSFLDICYTSVTVPKMLETFLFDKTTISFSNCVTQMFCYLTLVATEVLLLAVMAYDRYVAICFPLRYQLIMSRKVCIQLAVAMWSMGFLDSVLHTTLTFQLPFCGSLKIDHYFCDIPPLLKLACVDTSVNQLVLMLAGCAMSLGSFLLTLISYTLIIATIVRMRSSEGKHKAFSTCASHLFTVTLFFGTIFFMYLRPSTSYTMKRDRVVSVFYTIIIPMLNPIIYSFRNKDVKGAMKKLLQTCLGLT from the coding sequence ATGAAAGAGACAAATTTTACTATAATTGTGGAATTCAGTCTCTCAGGACTCACAGATCGTCCAGATCTCCGGTTCATCCTCTTTCCCATATTTCTAGCTATCTATCTTTTCACCCTGCTGGGTAACAGCCTCTTGTTCATAACGATCAAGGTTGACGTTCGTCTTCACACTCCTATGTATTTCTTCCTCAGCAATTtatcttttttggatatttgCTATACTTCTGTCACAGTTCCAAAAATGCTGGAGACCTTCCTATTTGACAAGACTACCATTTCGTTCTCCAACTGTGTGACTCAGATGTTCTGCTACTTGACCTTAGTTGCCACTGAGGTTCTCCTCCTTGCAGTCATGGCCTATGATCGTTATGTTGCAATCTGCTTTCCACTGCGCTACCAGCTCATCATGAGCCGGAAAGTTTGCATCCAACTGGCTGTTGCAATGTGGTCAATGGGCTTTCTTGACTCTGTTCTCCACACCACCCTGACCTTTCAGCTGCCTTTCTGTGGCTCCCTGAAAATTGACCATTACTTCTGTGACATCCCACCActcttgaagttagcatgtgtggACACCTCTGTCAACCAGCTTGTCCTCATGTTGGCTGGGTGTGCTATGTCCCTTGGCTCCTTCCTGCTGACACTCATTTCCTACACACTTATAATAGCCACCATTGTTAGGATGCGTAGCAGCGAGGGGAAGCATAAAGCCTTTTCTACCTGTGCCTCCCATCTCTTCACAGTGACTCTCTTCTTTGGGACCATCTTCTTCATGTACCTCAGACCCTCCACTAGTTACACCATGAAAAGGGACCGGGTCGTGTCTGTCTTCTACACTATTATTATCCCCATGTTGAATCCTATTATCTACAGCTTCAGAAACAAGGATGTTAAGGGGGCCATGAAAAAGCTCCTACAGACTTGTCTTGGCCTCACATGA